Sequence from the Mycteria americana isolate JAX WOST 10 ecotype Jacksonville Zoo and Gardens chromosome 5, USCA_MyAme_1.0, whole genome shotgun sequence genome:
CCAATAACCAGTGtagatttgtttttttgttattgtttttttcaaatggcagaagcaaagcagttgtgaagcaaagaaaataatgcacgagtgcttttgttttccttatctcATGAGAACGAGCAAGCACGCTCCTTCCCGAGGAAGGGAGGTGGCGTTCGATTATAAAGCCGCCTGTTCCGAAGCTGCCGCTGCCCGAGCGCCTGCACAGGCGGGCAACTTTCTCGGTGCATCAGAACTGAAAAATCCCTCCCCGAACGTCTCTGGGTTCCGCAGAGCGACACTTCTTGAATCCTGTTCTGCCGTCACTGAGGCCTGCGGTAATCTGTCTGCTGCTTACCTAATCCTATAGGGGATGGATAAACAATCCTAAATGGCAACCGTCAAATGCCTGATATTAGTAAATTTAAGATGAAGAGTACACAGGGGTAGCAACAGCTCAGACACGCGCCTCGTGACGCTGTCTGCCTGTCTCTCCGTACTTGCACTGACTCTAGGTAAGGTGTACGTCAAGCGCTTTGCGTTGCCCGATGAGGGAGAAACTGTTACTTGTCTTTAAGAGCCTGTCTGACGTGACAGACAACCACCATACCATGAACGGTATGGAGCACTGGCACAGCTCGAGCAAGCGTTGCATCAAGAGAGTTGGAAACACCAAGGGACTGGGTAATTTAGCCTTGTCAGATTTGTGTACCTTCGAGGAGCGACAGACCTGGCTAAAGCCCAGCGTATGCTGAAACCGCATGAATTTAAAACATCACGCTGTCTACCCTGGTTTCAAAAaagcataacagaaaaaaaaaaaaacccttcctgtgATGGCCGAGGGGGTGTTTGTGTACGGGTGACAGCGAGGAGGCTGAGCACTGCCCATGGGGAAAGTTTTAACAAGCTCCTTGAAACAGTTTTGCGGTTGATCTCTGGCTGCCTGTTGTCACCTCTGGATCCTTCTTACACTCGGAATAAGGCTACGGTCAACATCCGACTCCCTCCTCAAGTTAAACACTGACGCTGGTTAAGGTGCAGTTGTTGCTAACACCAGTTCCCAGTTTTGTTTATAGATAAATGTGTCGGTATGGTGCTGTGTAGGAAAGGATGCTGGTTCTTGAAGCAAGTACCTGCAGTAAGTGGTGGTGGCTTTTCTAGTAGCTGCACTAGTTTGGCTTTTTAGCTAAGCTGGACCAGTATATACTTATTCTTGCCTGGCTTTTTTGTGCTCACAATGAGGAAAGGTGGCACAACGGTCACGGACCCCCCGCTGAAAGCTTGACTGCACACCTAAAACGCAGGCGGCTAACTGCTTTCTGGCAGGCCTGAAGGAAGACTGAGAGAGGAAAACTGGGCGACAGACAGAGATCAGTTTACGCGTGTTGCCAGAGACCCATAAGGGTCTTCAAATGCTGCAAGGCTGGAGAGTAGTAATAAGCTCTGTCAAAACAGACTTCTCTAAAACAGTGCATGTGCTTCAGAACTGAGTTTCACTGGTGTACCGCTTCATTTTAAGCAGTGTCCATGCGAATTGAAGCGTGTTTTGAAGGCCCTGCTTGTATAGAGTGGACTTGCTCCAGGATCATGATCATTGCCTAGGAGGGAGCTATGGAAAAAcaatacttattttcttctatgactgaaaaaataaagttgcACTCTCTAACTTGGCTTTTCATCCCTGTGCAAAAACGCTGAGGAAAATGAGCtggtaataaatattttgttatttttaacattcagCTGTGTTAACAAGGGAGCTTGAAAGCAGAAATTGCTGAAGGGCCTGCAGAGGCTGTCCCCCATTTGCTGAGTCAGGCTCTGCGTGCCAGGCAGCTCAGCAGCGATTAGGGCCAGACAGTGCATGGTCATGGCCCACTCTGGTAAACAACTGGTATCACCTGAAATAGGTGTAGTCCAGGGCTTAAGGTAAGCCAAAGGTTCAAATATCTCCCACAAGGAAGGAAGGCTGGGAGTACGAGGACATGACAAGAACAGATACTAAGAAATGGTCTGCAACTgtttgaaaaagttttaaaatgcagtaaggCTCTAGCAGCTTTTCTAACAGAGGAGTTTTTCTCCTGTTTGGGTTGTAgacaaaccaaacccccaaaatctaACTGCTAGAAGGGAAGAAAGATCCCCTGGTCTTGACTTTCCCCCTGTGACTCCTGGAAGTCAGCTATGCTGGTGGGTATGATATGGACAGATGTGAGAGGTTGAAAATTAGTACCACTTCTCTTCATCTGTCACTTCTAGGAGTTTATTTCTTTTGGGCAGTGTCTCTAGTAGTGAGGAAACTTTGCTGTGTCTTATTACTGTAGCTCTGTTAACCTTGTTCTGGTACTTCTGGCACAGGCCAGCTTTCAGGCAGTGGTATTTAAATATCATTGTGCACTAGTTTGCTCTGTCACAAAGGCTACTATCCTACAGCCGTGTTTACATTCTCACATATCTGAGCAAAATCCTTTTAATTGCTCAGGCCTGCTGATTGTTGTAAACAGGCTGTTTTTATTTCCCTAGCAATCGATGAGTACAAGCCCCTAGATGCCACCACAAACCCATCTCTGATACTAGCTGCTGCTCAGATGCCAGCTTACCAGGAACTTGTGGACGATGCTGTTGCCTATGGGAAGAAACTTGGCGGGTAAGTAAAgagtggtgtggttttttttaatctcggGAGATCTGTATTTCAGATGCCTTATTTATACAAATAGTGTTTAGTACTACTAGCAATGTACTGGGGTTTTCCCCTTATGTACTCGTAGGTGTATCTCCTGTCCCAAAAAGCCTCAActcttaaagaaaaatttctcatGCTCATTTCAGATGCGCTTTGAAGAAGCGCATCTCCATTTACCAGTTCTCACGTGGCCTTCTAGAACTGCTCAGGAAAAGACTCTTGAGTTGACAGCATGACAGGAAATGGTATCCAAAGGCTAATAGTGCTGGTGGAACACAGAGGGCAGAACATAAACATGGAGCAGAGCAGAAGTGGCTGTTTGAACTCTGGAATTTAATGTTAAATGGGCTGTGAAATTTGATCTTCAAATCCATGGCAAGGTGTGAATGCACTTTTGTTTTCCTCATAGAAATGATTTTGCTCTTTGTGGTTTTCAGGTCAGAAGAGGAGCAGATCAAAAATGCTTGTGACAAACTTTTTGTATTATTTGGAGCTGAAATATTGAAGAGGATACCTGGCCGTGTGTCCACAGAAGTAGATGCAAGGTTGGCTCTTTTTCCTCTGGGTTACCCTGGATATTTGTACATACAAAGAGAGACATGATGTGAGTCGGAGAAAGATGTTCTTGACTAGACAGCTCACTGTTATAAGGCTAGCAAGAGTTTATATTGttaatatttgtttaattagAGAATGGATTTTACTTGGTTTGCTTGATTATAACTTGGTGACAAAACTTTATGAAAACAAGTAATACTGAGCTGGGATTTTTGTAATCTTGTTGTGGTTCTACCAAGAGATCTGTTTTAACAGTTTATTTCAAGACTTGCATAGGATTTGTCTGTTAACCTACTCATTGCCAACTCACTTCTAATGCTCAGCTTCTGCATTCATTATGAAAAACTTGAGGAAAACTTTGTAACTTTCTCAAGGAAAGCTACCTTGAGCTCTGGATCCTCTGAATCAGAGTGGCAGTGCTGTCATACACCTGCTTGATGGGCTCACAATCCAGGAACTATCTCTGAGAACAAAAACCTGCTATTGGATATAAATGCTGATAAAATGGGCAATGTCTTTCAGTGGGGTTGggggaagcatttaaaaaaaaagaaaagtcagtttTAAGCAGTCCTACTTTTGTTTCAAAGGTTGTCCTTTGATAAGGAAGGAATGATTCAAAGGGCCAGGCGCCTCATTGACCTTTACAAGGAAGCAGGAATTGGTAAAGATCGTATTCTCATAAAGCTCTCTTCAACATGGGAAGGAATCCAGGCTGGCAAGTAAGTATTTCTGTACCCCGTATGCTGATTCATAGCATGCTTCTGCCTGTTCACAGGCACCTGACAAACACATTCTCCACTTAAAGAATTGTTTTGAAAGCACCGCACCAGGAAATCTGTTACTAGGGCTACAGCTAGGAAGCAAGGTtctctgctacagctttctgttgaAATAGGAAAAGTTTGTTCATACAAGGGCCAGGCCGCAAACAGTTTTTCCTGAAATATCATGCTAAGTTGTCTGCACCTGGTTCAAGGAACAGCATTAAATAAAGCAGAGCCTGGCAGAGCAAAACGTTTGCTGTTAGCTTAAAACTTTAAAGCTTATAAACTGTACCACATTCCTAATATAACTCAAGAAATTCAGTAGTTTTAACCTACTAGCTTGTTACTAGGATGTAAATTCAGTAGGTGAGCAAACTGCTGTTTTAAGCCAGCTTGTGTCTGCAGGGTTCTGGAAGCAGAGTATGGGATTCACTGCAACATGACCTTGCTGTTCTCCTTTGCTCAGGCAGTTGCCTGTGCTGAAGCTGGAGTTACTCTGATTTCCCCATTCGTAGGACGTATCCTGGATTGGTATGTTGCAAATGGAGATAAGAAAACCTATGAGCCTTCAGAGGATCCAGGTAAGCTTTCCTTTTACCATATTGTTAAAAATACAACAGCTACTCATTCAAACTGCAGTTTACATGTATAAATCctcttaatgaaaaaatgttggttttgagCATGTTCTAAATAATCATTTATACTTCAAATGAATTATTCTGAAAGTTGCCGACTTTTCCTTTTTAGGAGTCAAGAGTGTCACTAAGATCTATAACTACTACAAGAAGTTTGGCTACAAAACTATCGTGATGGGCGCTTCATTTCGAAATAcaggagaaataaaagcacttacaGGCTGTGACTATCTCACTATTTCACCCAAGCTTTTGGCAGAGCTCAGCAAAGAGTATGTCAAGTTAACTCCCACGCTCAGTGTAAAAGAGGGTGAGTCCACTTCTGTGTAACATGAGCTTgctcagtttccctttcttcttgAATGTTAAGTGTATGTGGTTCCAGTCAGCTCTGTGGTGCTTGCTTCCATTCTGCTTTCAGGACAAATACTGATCCCTCTCTCATGGAAATACTGTAGCCTCATTACAACAGTACTGCTTCAGCTGCTGACACACAGTTGCTACTTTAGGGTCGTGGGTCTCACCAAGTATGCTAACTGGAATTACGATGGGTTTTGGGTGTGCCTAAATACTGTGTGCCCTCTCCTGAGAGGATGGGGAGAGCAGAAGGAACTTTATACTTCATATGCTTGGGATGAAATTTTACCGAATACTAGCAAAGATGCCAAATCTCATCTTATGTTAATGTTGCATCAGTGATGCAGTTAGCTCTAGACATGCCAAAAGGTATCTTCCCTCCAGAAACTCTAGAAATTAATCATACGCAAGACTAAGTGATTTGATGTAGTGATACTGTGCCACGATGCTTTTGAATGTATGTTCCCATTGCACTACTCTTGCTTTTCTGTAGCCTTATTAAAATGCTACTTTACGACTCAGAAGATGAGATTTGTGCACAGCTGTAGTCATGGGTTGCTGCTTACAGGGTGCTAGCTGGCTTGTAGGCATGTTATCAATTGAGCTTTTGTTAGGTACTTGCCAAATAATCAAAGACCTAATTGTTCAGCATATTTGCTTAGAATGTCTCACTGCTGTAGGACTGTTGCATAATTCTTGATAATAGGCCTGAAAGTACCGTACCATTCAGAAGCAGATACAAGATAATGGCATACACATAAACACTGTATTTCAAGAGAGACTGATTATCTAGATGACTTCCCCCAAACCAGATCAGGAGCATTTTCAGTCTTGCAGCCCAAAGTATGATCATGTAGCAAGTCATGTTGAAAGTGGTGTCTGAAATCTTTCAACAGCTGGAGATGGTCAGAATCTTGAGACTGTTTTAGGAAGCCTGTGGTATTTGATAATAAGCTGATAATatgggttgttt
This genomic interval carries:
- the TALDO1 gene encoding transaldolase, encoding MSVSPVKRQKMESVLDQLKHHTTVVADTGDFNAIDEYKPLDATTNPSLILAAAQMPAYQELVDDAVAYGKKLGGSEEEQIKNACDKLFVLFGAEILKRIPGRVSTEVDARLSFDKEGMIQRARRLIDLYKEAGIGKDRILIKLSSTWEGIQAGKVLEAEYGIHCNMTLLFSFAQAVACAEAGVTLISPFVGRILDWYVANGDKKTYEPSEDPGVKSVTKIYNYYKKFGYKTIVMGASFRNTGEIKALTGCDYLTISPKLLAELSKEYVKLTPTLSVKEAQACELEKIHLDEKAFRWHHNEDQMAVEKLSDGIRKFAADAIKLERMLKDRMFSAENGK